A segment of the Trifolium pratense cultivar HEN17-A07 linkage group LG7, ARS_RC_1.1, whole genome shotgun sequence genome:
aaaataaggacgCACGAAATATGGTGGAATGTTTGAAATAAATTTCCTGCATGAGTGTCACATGGTCAATCATGATTGCATTTGGTTAAACAAAACAATCACACTACACTACCACTACctgcaatgcaatgcaacaaCAAGCCACTACCCTGCAAAATAAGTACCATCGCAATGCAATGCAACAACAAGCCACTACCCTGCAAAATAAGTACCATATACTACTACCCTTTGTGAATGGGTTGATCAACGACACCGTTTCATGATTTAATTGTTATAGTGTGCGTAAGAGTTTGTTTACATTTCTAGAAGATTCTAAGGGTTTTCTTTTCGTCTTCTTACCCATTCATTCATACAATCACTCCATTTTTTCCTCTGCTTTTCACCATCAACGTTGCTAGCTCCTCCCGTCAAAGCACATTCATCAACCGCAAGGTAGCAACACTACCATTTCTACTCTAAATCTGCTTCATAATTGCATTTTTAATCTATATACTAGTATTTTTAATCTCTCTTTTCTTCAACAATTTACTATTCTGCAAAATAAGCGCTACTCACTTTGAGGAAGAAAAACAAGTGGTATTTCAGTTTTAATCTCTCTTTTCATCAACTATTTACTATCCTGCAAAacaaacaagaacaagaacaattGGTATTTCAGATTTAATCTCTTTTTTCTTCAACTGTTTACTATCCTGCAAAACAAGCATCTGCGCTACTTACTTTGaggaacaagaacaacaacaagaacaattGGTATTTCAGTTTTAATCTCTCTTTTCTACAACTATTTATAAATCTATAAAGACACACTGCCAAATATGGAATGTTTGAAACAAATCCTTTCCGCACTGCAACGCTAGGCACACACAAAAACAAGCACTACTACTACCCTTTGTGAATGGGTTGATGAACGACACCGTTTCATGATTTTATTGTTATAGTGTGCGTAAGagtttgtttacatttttaGAAGATTCTAAGGGTTTTCTTTTCGTCTTCTTACCCATTCATACATACAATCACTCCATTTTTTTCCTCTGCTTTTCACCATCAACGTTGCTAGCTCCTCCCGTCAAAGCACATTCATCAACTGCAAGGTAGCAACACTACCATTTCTACTGTTTCTGTATTTCTACTCTAAATCTGCTTCATAATTGCATTTTTCCTTTTTAGTATAACTTCGCTTTAGCTTAATCATTATCTAACTCTTCGTTTTGCTTGtgttgttatatttggagttgattgattttatgattttcattttagaCATCACTGCATGAACCTAGCAATTTCTTTAGAGTTTGTCTCTTCTATATACTACTATTTTTACATGTCGTTGTGAGACTGTATTGAGAGATTTCTTATGGTGTTCATTGGCTGCTTTATAGTTTGTTAGTTAGAACCCCTTTGAGTGTGTGGAATTGTTATTGAATGTGTGGAATTGGTAATGAATGAGGGGAAGTGCTTGAAGAAGAGGACCGATACTCTTCAACAAACCTATAATAATTCCACACACTCAAAGGGGTAAACAAACCTTTTTTAATTCCCAGCAACTCTTTTAAGTTACTCTTAGTAGTACTTGTTTCcagaaacaaaattttaatttcaagtgATTTCCATGATTTTTCATTGcttccttttattttaattttctttgttaAGCCACATTAATCATggagttgattttattttactagGCAACGAAGAGGAACAATGATCATCATGCTGATTCAAATTTTTGTGTGCGCTGCCGTGGGTCTTTGTTCGCTACTCTACATCCTGGTATGTAGAAAAACTTCATGCATGCAATGTATTCAGAGTATTCATCTATGCTTAATGATACAATAGATCATCTATGCTTAATGATACAATAGATCAATAATCTGACGGGGACGAGAATTGGAACGATGAATCGATAAATCTTTACCATGAATCTTTTCTATAGATCTAGCAGATATAGTAAAGATTCTTAAACCAATCCTCTTAAAAAAAGATTTATATACATATCTGCTAGCTAGCTccttaattaattgatttttttataattaaaaatgagTCTCATCTATTCACTGTTATTAAAATCCACCTTCCAAAAGTGTTGAATTGATATATACGAGAGATAGACAATGATTTCCATTGCAAGCCATATTCATGcattaaaaaattacattgCAGTGGTTGAAGAATAAGAGAGATAGACAGCTTGTTGTGCCTCTGCTTGTTGTGCCTCAGCAACACATTTACCATCACCAATGGGATTGGAGAAAAGAAGGTGCTGTGACTCCGGTTAAAGATCAAATAGATATTAGTATGTACTTCTTTCATCCTTTTTACAAGAACTTTTTCAAAAATCACGGCTATTAAAAAAAGTTCTTGgaataataattttgtcataAAAGTGTTTTACTATTACTATTAAATTACCCTTGTGTATTAATACATACATTGTTGACTTTTCTTATTCCAAGACAAATTGATATTATTAATATAACACCCCAACTAATTTATCTAGAATATTAGCCGAGACATGTATAAATGGATCGGGATACATTAAAATTGCGAAATTAAACTCATTGTATATAAAGTATTCGCAATGACTTTGTCATTCATACaagccttatatatatatatatatatatatatatatatatctaataATGATATATTgtactaattttaatttatagatGCTTGTTGGGCTTTCGGAGCGATAGGCGCCGTCGAGGGCATATATTTTATTAAGTCAAAGCCCAAGACACTTTTGGCCTTTTCAGAGCAGGAATTGATCGACTGTTGCGTCTGTGACACAAAACGTGGTACTTCTCAAGGTGGCCAACCATCAGCAGCTTTcgaatatataaaaaggaatgGGATTTCTTTGGAAGAAGATTACCCATATATGAATGCCAAGATGATTTGCCGAAGAAACAAGGTACAATAGTTATTTGTCTccttttctcatttttttatggtaaatttagtttattattttattactaATGGTTTTTTTCAATCTAATTAATTAACAGCTAACAGGAAGACGTGTCGTTTATATTGACGATTATAAGCGTATTGATGTTGAGTCAAAAAATCCTGACAAGATACTCAATGATATGCTCAAGGCGGTTAAACGCCAACCTATATTGGTAAAACTATGTATCCCTGCGGAGGATGTGAAAAATTTCAAAGGATACAAAGGGAGAGATGGTGTTTATAAGGGGTTTTCTACGAAGGTGATCAGCGATAAAAAGCCAGCAACTCATGGAATGCTGATAGTAGGGTATGGTCAATCTTCTGATGGAGTGCCTTATTGGATTCTCAAAAACTCGTGGGGAACAGATTGGGGAATTGATGGTTATATGTACTTTCTAAGAAGTTCCGGCAAAGGATTGTACGGAATCAACACTTATGCTCTCTATCCCACTATCTAGTAAGGACTTTAAAGATTTATGGTTCGATTTAGATCCTTTAGTCTTGAGCAAATTACTAACTACCAAGATTGGACGGAGAATCCTCCCTGCATCGGATAATATACGCACTTCTCGTTGATTTTGGTCTCGAAAATGAAAGTTGATGTTCAAGTTCAggttagaattttttttccctcatTTCTTCAAGTTTTTTCATAAGAAATTAATGAGTTATTGTTGTTCTTTTGTTAAAggaattgttttttaaattcgTATGCTTTGAAACTTGTGATTTGttcttatttattgtttatgtgTGTTAATGAGATTATGGACGGAGCCAGGATTTAAGTTTGGGGAGGGACGGGCAGGGCAAATTTTAAAGTACAGTTGAACAacgaaaaaattatattttaaaagcataacatatacaaaaaaaaaaaaaaaactgttaaataaataaaaaattaatatcgtGAATCTTCATTTTGTggggaatattttttttaagttgaactTTTGCCACCtccattttcatatttatttattataattttgtctCAACTAATGTGTTTTGCTTGCAattttgaaatgagaaatgaaaAATGATTTGACATTGAAATTACTAGGGCGTTGGTTGATTTATGTGTGTGATTTTGAAATGTAGGGAGATTATCATggatgagaagagagaaataactATTGGGAGACTTCCTGTTATGGTTATGTCTGATTTATGTTGGATGAGTGAAGCTGAAAAAGGTGATTGTGAATTTGACCATGGAGGTTACTTTCACAATCTAATTCATTCTCAAACTCATTTTCTACTTCATCGAACCTTGTCTGTCTCTCACTAACACTGTCATGTCTGACGCTTATTGGAGATACGCCGCCGAATCCcagcaacagcagcagcagcacCCCCTGCCATCACCGGCAAACGTCCCCGTCCCGATTACGGTAGCAGATTTCTTCCCTTTACTTcctctttttttaaatttcaatttaggGTTTCTACTCCCCCAATTCAACATTTCTAATTAGCTAGGTTTTCTAATCCAAATTTACATCCAAACACAATCAATTTCCCTCCTTTTCGTTTCTGGGGTTGCTAAAGCTCACTTTTTTATCTGTAAACCACTTTcaagttgaaattttttattttcattgtcATTGTATTGCATATACTCCTAGTTTGTAAAGTTGAAAACTGCTTAAAGTATAAAGTTTTCAAGAAATGAAAACCATGTAGAGtatttgattaatatatttggCTTGACTgtgaaactgtttttttttgtttttgttttaatggATCTGTTTTGTTGCAATGGTAATCAAACTGTTCTGAAGATTAAAAATTTGATTCATATGATCAGTCACAAGCTATATCTCAACTTATTTAATGTAAGCAATCAATGAGATTGAAAATTATATAGTTGGTATCAAGTTAACTTTGTTGGAATCCCTCTTTGGTAGCTAATAGCTATGTTAATGTTTAGCAAAAAGAAGATTTTACacatttttcattattatttggCTTGATTATGCAAATGGTCCCTACAAATCTTGGTCACTTAAATTTTAGTCTTTGTAATTCCAAATCCTTTCAGTTTACTTACATGCATTTATGTCTTGTTTGTTACAGTTTTTATACATTTCAGGGTTAAATTGTTTTTAGTCATGATTGTGTAAGTTTAATCCCTGCATAAGTTTTCTCGAATTTTAGTACCTATTTTTCTTTAGGGACTTAAGGCACTCAGTTTTGTAAAATGCTTTCAAAATAGGGACTAAAATTGAATACAGtaaaatttatcttaaaaattCGCAATTTTATAGGgattacaaaatatttaacctCAGGTTTTATTGCAGTGcattaatgttttatttattctatattATATCTTCACAATGTACTGTATTTCTTTGGTATTGTTTGTAAATTGCTTTTGTTGCAGATTTTTATTGCACAGGAGCAGATATGTCTGAAGAGGCTCTGGGTTTCAAATATTCCGTATTGGGAAGTTTCATACAAGTCACAGATGAAGAGAAATAGGATGGTTGTTAAATTGGTGGAAAATTCCACTTTTGAAGGAATTAAAAACGGAGAGAAGATGCTGACAGTATATTTTCTGTCTGTGGAGATTCCTGTATGGATACTGTTTTTTGCTCTTGGTGTCACTTCAGATAAAGAGATTGTTGATCTCATTGATTATGAAGAGGGAGATGGAAGAGTTGACAACATTCTCTTTGCATCCATTCGGGAGGCCGATGAGAAGTGCGAAACATTTCGCAGGGGAAAGAATGCACTTCTTTTCTTAGAGGAACGTGTAAAAGGTGTCCAATTTCCACCACCCGAATCTATTGACGAGTGCCTTGACATGTATGTCTTCCCGAGCATTAAAGGGTTAAAAAGAAAGGCACGGTACCTGGCATGGCATATACTGGCCGCCGAAAAACTGATAACAAGGACGACTTTAGAAATAAGAAGCTTGAGTTGGCTGGTGAGCTGCTCGAGCGTGAGATTGAGGTACATTTTGCACATGCTCGGAAACGGATTGGGAAGGCTCTGCAGAGAGATCTTCATGGAGATCGAGATGTTCTTCAAATTGAGCACTATCTTGATGCTTCCATTATTACAAATGGTCTCCAAAGAGCGTTTTCTACTGGAGCATGGACACATCCTTTTAAAAGGATGGAAAGGATTTCTGGTGTGGTTGCAACTCTTGGCCGAACAAATCCACTGCAAACCATGGCTGAAAATTAAGAAGAACAAGGCAACAGGTTCAGTACACGGGAAAGGTTGGGGATGCTAGATACCAGTAAGTTAATTTTAACTGTCCGTTTTAGTCTTTCAGTTGTTTGTGTGGTGGGTGAAGTGTGTCAATAGAAAGTTTAATATCAGCATCATACTAAATCGTATAACtaataatcctttttttttttttttactaatataactAATAATCCTAAACACCTTAAACATGTGAAGTCCCCTTGGAGTATTACTACCAACCAGAACACCAAAACTAAATCAAACTACCCACCGTCTGTTCTTTAAAACTCACGGTTCATCAATTCAATACTTTATAGTGCTGCCTGTCTAGACTAGATGCCGAGATATTATGGTGACTATCTTGGTCTCTTCAGTTTCATATTCAGTACCAGCTTCCCTAAAGTGCCTTTATTGTGGGGCTATATCTGTAAAATTAGTAAGTTCTGATTGAAATGGTTGGATAAGAAATCATGTTGAAATCTGTAATCTCTTCTTTATCCATCATTGTCACGAGTATAACTTTATAAGTATCAACTTCCCAAACATTTACAGGGATTGATCTAGTTCTGCCACTCTCTTAGTAGCTTCCCAAATATGCTGTTTTTGTATAATTGACCtgctttattataaaaatttaaatgctttCATTTATTTTAACTGAAGTTTATGGTTGCAGGCATCCTTCACACTGGGGTAAGGTTTGTTTCCTGTCCACCCCAGATGGTGAAAATTGTGGACTGGTACAAAATTTGGCTGTCACAGGAGTGGTAAGTACCAATGTGACAGAACCGATACTTCCTCACCTGTTCGATTGTGGAATGGAAGAACTTGATGATACTACCACTGTTCTTGGCAGAAAAGACAAAGTCTTCCTAAATGGGGACTGGGTTGGAGTTTGTTCAGATTCCACATCATTTGTAACAGAGCTACGAAACAGAAGACGGAAAAATGAATTGCCTCATCAGGttcacttttatttattctctctAAGCTGACTGTCTATTCtacatttgttttattttatactataattTATAACACTTTTCATTTGAACCATGGAGAGAACCCTCGTAGTAGAAAAAGGGTGTTGTTGTATGCTATTAAGCGTCTGGAAAATTGGGCTTTATTGGATAATAATTTTGCAGCTCAGTTTATGTCTTAACATAAGATTAAATGGTTAGTGtaattatattagttttttgaACTTTGCTTCCTCTGTGAGTAAGACCATTTTTCTATATGCGCTATCTCTGCAAAGCGCTCTGTCATTTGTGTCCCTATCCTCTATCAAAATTTGGTTTATATATATACTGTATGTTCTCTGCTGTCTTTCAATTTACACCTGTGTGTTCTCTGCTGTCTTTCAATTTACACATTTGTCGATTAGCTAGCCACCATTTTTGTGATGTTTCCAATTTTGGTGACTTTATTAGCAGTCTATTATTGTGTTCTCGTATACTTTTTAGTAACTAGAAATTGCAATAAAATTGTGATTTAGTTGTTTCTTTTGAGCCTAAtgttaataatttctatttagGTGGAAATCGAAAGAGACCAAAATCAACGAGAAGTGCGTATATTATCTGATGCAGGAAGGATTCTCCGTCCACTCTTGGTAGTTGGTAATCTGCTCAAGATTAAAGGATCTAAATCAGACCATAAATCTTTCAAGTCCTTACTGGATAATGGCGTGATTGAGCTGATTGGTTCTGAAGAAGAAGAGGATTTCAAGACTGCTTGAAGTGTTCAGTTTTTATTTGGAAAAGAGGGAAAGTCTTCTGTGAAGTACACGCATTGTGAGCTGGATATGTCATACTTGTTGGGTCTAAGCTGTTCACTTGTTCCATTTGCAAATCATGACCATGCAAGGAGAGTGTTGTATCAATCCCAGAAGCATTCTTCACAGGCTATTGGATATTCTACGACAAACCCCAATATAAGAGTTGATGCTTTGTCTCACCAATTATTTTATCCTCAAAGATCAGTTTTTCAGACAATGGCATCTGATTGTCTTGAAAAACCTGGATATCTAGGTCAAAGTAAAGTTCATCCGAAGTTTGAATTCTATAATGGGTAGAATGCAATTGTTGCTGTCAATGTACATCTCGGATATAATCAAGAAGATTCCTTGGTGATGAACCGTGCTTCTCTGCAGTGTGGTATGTTCAGATCTGAGCACATAAGGAGTTACAAAGCGGAAATTGAAAATAAGGAATCTTCTGATAAGAGAAAGAAACCTGAAGACATCGTAAACTTTGGAAAGATACAGAGTAAAATTGGTCGAGTTGATAGCCTTGATGAGGATGGCTTTCCATATGTTGGCGCGAATTTGCAGAGTGGTGATATTACTGTTGGGTGGTGTGCTGATTCAAGGACAGACCACagtataaaattaaaacacaCCGAAAGGGGTTATGTTCAAAAGGTTGTGCTGTCTTCTAATGATGAGGGGAAGAATTTTGCTACTGTTTCGTTAAGACAGGTAACTGGTGGagccaaaaacaattttattgatAATGCATGTCGCCTTGTGGATAAATTTTTATGGGTTACTGCATTGAACAAACATACTGAACATGGATTTTAATTTACGTTTCACAACTGAAATGAACATTGGACAAACATACTGAACATGGATTTGTATTTGATCACTAAGAAAAACTGTTAAATTTTGCAGGTTCGAAGTCCAGTTCTTGGAGATAAGTTCTCCAGTATGCATGGACACAAGGGGGTTTTAGGATTTCTTGAGTCTCAGGAAAATTTTCCTTTCACAAAATAAGGTATTGTTCCTGATATCGTCGTAAATCCACATGCATTTCCCTCCCGACAAACTGCTGGGCAACTCCTAGAAGCTGCTTTAGGAAAATGTATTGCTTGTGTTGGTTCACTGAGAAATGCTACTCCTTTCTCCACTTCCTCTGTTGAAGCAATTACTAACCAGCTTCACTGGTAATGTTTCATGACTTGTTATGATTTAATTACAATTTAGGTTACTTCTATTTTAGGTTGTTATAGAGGAGGAAtttgtatttcaattttttgatcttGCTTACTTTATGACTGATGTTTCTTATTTACCAATCACGCCTTCATCAATTCAATACTTTATAGTGCTGCCTGTGTAGACTAGATGCCGAGATATTATGGTGACTATCTTGGTCTCTTCAGTTTCATATTCAGTACCAGCTTCTCTAAAGTGCCTTTATTGTGGGGATATATCTGTAAAATTAGTAAGTTCTGATTGAAATGGTTGGATAAGAAATCATGTTGAAATCTGTAATCTCTTCTTTATCCATCATTGTCACGAGTATAACTTTATAAGTATCAACTTCCCAAACATTTACAGGGATTGATCTGGTTCTGCCATTCTCTTAGTAGCTTCCCAAATATGCTGTTTTTATGTGCTTGACCtgctttattataaaaatttaaatgctATCATTTATTTTAACAGAAGTTAATGGTTGCAGGCATCCTTCACACTGGGGTAAAGTTTGTTTCCTGTCTACCCCAGACTTGTAAAAAATTTGGCT
Coding sequences within it:
- the LOC123895740 gene encoding P34 probable thiol protease-like, with the protein product MNAKMICRRNKLTGRRVVYIDDYKRIDVESKNPDKILNDMLKAVKRQPILVKLCIPAEDVKNFKGYKGRDGVYKGFSTKVISDKKPATHGMLIVGYGQSSDGVPYWILKNSWGTDWGIDGYMYFLRSSGKGLYGINTYALYPTI